The following are encoded together in the Planococcus antarcticus DSM 14505 genome:
- the jag gene encoding RNA-binding cell elongation regulator Jag/EloR, giving the protein MKQITQTGLTVENAISEALEKLQVTREEVSIEVIQEEKKGFFGFGVKKAEIEVTVIEKTSLPEKEKTDETTEKVVEITEVPEKEGEKEKVPTISNEQAIQETKNYIQSIAKGMKIEDLSITHEQRGKKVNFYLESEKVAMLIGKRGQTLNSLQQLAQLVANKYSNQFMMVQLDAENYRERRQETLEQLADRMADKAIRTGGRVQFEPMPSYERKVIHQALSRRLDIDTYSEGKDPNRYLVIKPHK; this is encoded by the coding sequence GTGAAACAGATTACGCAAACGGGTTTAACTGTTGAAAACGCGATATCTGAAGCATTAGAAAAACTCCAAGTTACACGTGAAGAAGTAAGCATCGAGGTCATTCAGGAAGAGAAAAAGGGTTTTTTCGGTTTTGGTGTCAAGAAAGCAGAAATTGAGGTTACCGTAATTGAAAAAACGTCGCTTCCTGAAAAAGAAAAAACGGATGAAACGACAGAAAAAGTTGTTGAAATCACAGAAGTGCCTGAAAAAGAGGGAGAAAAGGAAAAAGTTCCTACCATCTCTAATGAACAGGCGATTCAAGAAACAAAAAATTACATTCAATCGATTGCCAAAGGCATGAAAATCGAGGATTTATCGATTACACATGAGCAGCGGGGTAAGAAAGTGAATTTTTACCTGGAAAGCGAAAAAGTGGCCATGCTGATCGGCAAACGGGGACAAACCTTGAATTCTCTTCAGCAATTGGCTCAGCTGGTTGCTAATAAATACTCAAACCAGTTTATGATGGTTCAACTGGACGCTGAGAATTACCGGGAACGCCGTCAGGAGACGCTGGAACAATTGGCGGATCGGATGGCGGACAAAGCGATTCGGACCGGCGGGCGAGTTCAATTTGAACCGATGCCGTCCTACGAACGAAAAGTCATCCATCAGGCATTATCAAGGCGTTTGGACATTGATACGTATTCGGAGGGGAAAGATCCCAACCGCTATTTAGTCATTAAACCGCATAAATAA